Proteins from a genomic interval of Pseudomonas silesiensis:
- the ggt gene encoding gamma-glutamyltransferase, which translates to MKFEPFAKSLIASSLALSCLMVHAASVAPVAAENGMVVTAQHLASHVGVDVLKNGGNAVDAAVAVGYALAVVYPAAGNLGGGGFMTIQLADGRKTFLDFREKAPLAATADMYLDKEGNVVPELSTRGHLAVGVPGTVSGMELALQKYGTKPRKEVIAPAIKLAEDGFVLEQGDVELLEYATDVFKKDMKDSGSIFLSNGEPMQVGQKLVQKDLGKTLREISEKGADGFYKGWVADAIVTSSQANKGIIAQADLDKYKTRELAPIECDYRGYHVVSAPPPSSGGVVICEILNILEGYPMKDLGYHSAQGMHYQIEAMRHAYVDRNSYLGDPDFVKNPIAHLLDKNYATKIRAAIDPQKAGVSRELKPGVAPHEGSNTTHYSIVDKWGNAVSVTYTLNDWFGAGVMASKTGVILNDEMDDFTSKIGVPNMYGLVQGEANAIAPGKAPLSSMSPTIVTKDGKVVMVVGTPGGSRIITATLLTMLNVIDYGMNIQEAVDAPRFHQQWLPEETNLETFTTSPDTVKMLESWGHKFAGPQDANHLAAILVGAPSLDGKPVGKNRFYGANDPRRNTGLSLGY; encoded by the coding sequence ATGAAGTTCGAACCTTTTGCCAAATCGCTCATTGCGTCCTCGTTGGCGCTAAGCTGCCTGATGGTCCACGCCGCCTCCGTGGCCCCGGTCGCGGCCGAAAACGGCATGGTGGTCACCGCCCAGCATCTGGCCAGCCACGTGGGCGTCGATGTGCTCAAAAACGGTGGCAACGCCGTCGATGCTGCCGTTGCGGTGGGGTATGCGCTGGCGGTGGTGTATCCCGCTGCGGGCAACCTGGGCGGCGGTGGTTTCATGACCATTCAACTGGCGGACGGGCGCAAGACCTTCCTCGATTTCCGCGAAAAAGCGCCGCTGGCGGCCACCGCCGACATGTACCTCGACAAGGAAGGCAACGTCGTCCCTGAACTCAGTACCCGCGGCCACCTGGCCGTCGGCGTGCCGGGGACGGTGTCCGGCATGGAACTGGCCTTGCAGAAGTACGGCACCAAGCCGCGCAAGGAAGTGATCGCCCCGGCGATCAAGCTCGCCGAAGACGGTTTTGTGCTGGAACAGGGCGATGTCGAATTGCTGGAGTACGCAACCGACGTGTTCAAGAAGGACATGAAGGATTCCGGCTCGATCTTCCTCAGCAATGGCGAGCCGATGCAGGTCGGGCAAAAGCTGGTACAGAAAGACCTGGGCAAGACCCTGCGGGAAATCTCCGAGAAGGGTGCCGACGGTTTCTACAAAGGCTGGGTCGCCGACGCCATCGTCACCTCCAGCCAGGCCAACAAGGGCATCATCGCCCAGGCCGACCTCGACAAGTACAAGACCCGGGAGCTGGCGCCGATCGAATGCGATTACCGCGGCTACCACGTGGTGTCGGCGCCACCGCCAAGCTCCGGCGGGGTGGTGATCTGCGAGATCCTGAACATTCTCGAAGGCTATCCGATGAAAGACCTGGGCTACCACTCGGCCCAGGGCATGCACTACCAGATCGAAGCGATGCGTCACGCCTACGTGGATCGCAACAGCTACCTCGGCGACCCGGACTTCGTGAAAAACCCGATCGCCCACCTGCTGGATAAAAACTACGCGACCAAAATCCGCGCCGCCATCGATCCGCAAAAGGCCGGCGTGTCCCGCGAACTCAAACCCGGGGTAGCGCCGCACGAAGGCAGCAACACCACCCATTACTCCATCGTCGACAAATGGGGCAACGCGGTGTCGGTCACCTACACCCTCAACGACTGGTTCGGTGCCGGCGTCATGGCCAGCAAGACCGGGGTCATCCTCAACGACGAAATGGACGACTTCACCTCGAAGATCGGCGTGCCGAACATGTACGGCCTGGTGCAAGGGGAGGCCAACGCCATCGCGCCCGGCAAGGCACCGCTGTCGTCCATGAGCCCGACCATCGTCACCAAGGACGGCAAGGTGGTGATGGTCGTCGGCACCCCCGGCGGCAGCCGCATCATCACCGCGACCCTGCTGACCATGCTCAACGTGATCGACTACGGCATGAACATCCAGGAAGCGGTCGACGCCCCGCGCTTCCACCAGCAATGGTTGCCGGAAGAGACCAACCTGGAAACCTTCACCACCAGCCCGGATACGGTGAA
- a CDS encoding methylated-DNA--[protein]-cysteine S-methyltransferase, translating to MTYTCTTLASPVGELKLVANGARLAAILWENDRPNRVLLGPMSEDPDNPILVRTAQQLKEYFAGTRHRFELELDFVGTEFQKKVWAALLTIPFGETRSYSQIAEQIGNPSAVRAVGAANGKNPISIVAPCHRVIGASGKLTGFAGGLEAKEWLLTLEGGQWGGTGRLEGF from the coding sequence ATGACGTACACCTGCACGACCCTGGCGTCGCCGGTTGGCGAGCTGAAGCTGGTGGCGAACGGCGCGCGACTGGCGGCCATCCTCTGGGAAAACGACAGGCCGAACCGGGTGTTGCTGGGGCCGATGAGCGAAGACCCGGATAACCCGATCCTCGTGCGCACCGCACAACAGCTGAAGGAATACTTCGCCGGCACACGCCACCGTTTCGAGCTGGAGCTGGATTTTGTCGGGACCGAGTTTCAGAAAAAGGTCTGGGCGGCGCTGTTGACCATTCCGTTTGGCGAGACTCGCAGTTACAGCCAGATTGCCGAGCAGATCGGCAATCCAAGTGCGGTCCGGGCGGTGGGTGCGGCGAATGGCAAGAATCCGATATCGATTGTGGCGCCCTGTCATCGGGTGATTGGAGCGTCAGGGAAGCTCACCGGATTTGCCGGTGGGCTCGAGGCAAAGGAGTGGTTGCTGACGCTCGAGGGCGGGCAATGGGGAGGCACCGGAAGACTGGAAGGCTTTTGA
- a CDS encoding hemerythrin domain-containing protein produces the protein MNIFEALRESHDRQRTYADALIQTSGDTPERVEAYKQLKSELQAHETAEERHFYIPLMEFDNGVDLSRHAIAEHHEMDEMMEELDETEMSSPAWLATAKKLAEKVHHHLKEEEQKFFQQAGKLLDDQQKETLAGQYLKEFKAQLA, from the coding sequence GTGAATATTTTTGAAGCCTTGCGTGAAAGCCACGACCGCCAACGCACCTACGCCGACGCGCTGATCCAGACCAGCGGCGACACGCCGGAGCGTGTCGAGGCCTACAAGCAGCTCAAGTCGGAACTCCAGGCCCACGAAACCGCAGAAGAGCGGCACTTCTACATCCCGCTGATGGAATTCGACAACGGTGTCGACCTCAGCCGCCATGCGATCGCCGAACATCACGAGATGGACGAAATGATGGAGGAGCTCGACGAGACCGAGATGTCCAGCCCGGCCTGGCTGGCGACCGCGAAAAAGCTCGCGGAGAAGGTGCATCACCACCTGAAGGAAGAAGAACAGAAGTTCTTCCAACAGGCCGGCAAGCTGCTTGACGACCAGCAGAAAGAGACCTTGGCGGGGCAATACCTGAAGGAGTTCAAGGCCCAGCTTGCCTGA
- a CDS encoding GNAT family N-acetyltransferase: MPLRIEQSHNPTEEERQAILLPLRAYNAAQAGVSTPEPIALLVRDESGEILGGLYGRVFYRWLYIDLLSVPEQGRGQGIGSTLMQMAEDLAREKDCIGVWLDTFDFQAPAFYRKLGYSELGQIADYPPGHTRFFFQKRLISDA, from the coding sequence ATGCCCCTGCGAATCGAACAGTCGCACAATCCCACGGAAGAAGAACGCCAGGCCATCCTGTTGCCGTTGCGCGCCTATAACGCCGCGCAGGCCGGCGTCTCGACGCCGGAGCCCATTGCCCTGCTGGTGCGCGATGAAAGCGGCGAGATTCTCGGCGGGCTCTACGGTCGAGTGTTTTACCGATGGTTGTACATCGACCTGCTGTCGGTGCCGGAACAGGGCCGGGGACAGGGCATCGGTTCGACGCTGATGCAGATGGCCGAAGACCTGGCGCGGGAAAAGGACTGCATAGGGGTCTGGCTCGACACCTTCGACTTCCAGGCGCCGGCGTTCTACAGGAAGCTGGGTTACAGCGAGTTGGGGCAGATTGCTGACTACCCGCCGGGGCATACGCGCTTTTTCTTTCAGAAGCGCTTGATTAGCGACGCGTAA
- a CDS encoding DUF6388 family protein has translation MAATEHQHEQALKKFLDERPELRAELDTLNPLLAQAKGETTAQYRDERLHEAFEAEAERLGLFAWELTLQLTAATPEDYQAQRMEVHKEVAEMAGMDWLEYCELYGLGQ, from the coding sequence ATGGCGGCAACCGAACACCAACACGAGCAGGCGCTGAAGAAGTTTCTCGATGAACGGCCTGAACTGCGGGCCGAACTCGACACCCTCAATCCGCTGCTGGCCCAGGCCAAGGGTGAAACAACGGCGCAGTACCGCGACGAGCGCCTGCATGAAGCCTTCGAGGCCGAAGCCGAGCGTCTCGGGCTGTTTGCCTGGGAGCTGACCCTGCAGTTGACCGCCGCAACGCCTGAGGACTATCAGGCCCAGCGCATGGAAGTCCACAAGGAAGTGGCTGAAATGGCCGGTATGGACTGGCTGGAGTATTGCGAGTTATATGGATTAGGCCAGTAA
- a CDS encoding YoaK family protein yields the protein MLPSSSSTHASPGHLHIQKWRGRIGLSLVAALSVLAGMTDAIGFMASGDFVSFMSGNTTRLAVAISDGDMGLTLRLTILVATFVIGNALGIVVSRLGGRRALPLLLCIATLLCGAAAWPYEEQLPALLAAIIAMGMLNAAVEDVNGLPVGLTYVTGALSRFGRGLGRWMLGERRNGWRVQLIPWAGMFAGAVLGALLEHHLGLRALFVSGLLAGGIGLLSLKIPRRWQLGYMPR from the coding sequence ATGCTGCCTTCGTCCTCCAGCACCCACGCCAGTCCGGGCCATCTGCATATCCAGAAATGGCGCGGACGCATCGGCCTGTCGCTGGTGGCCGCACTCTCGGTACTGGCCGGGATGACCGATGCCATCGGCTTCATGGCCAGCGGCGACTTCGTTTCCTTCATGAGCGGCAACACCACCCGACTCGCCGTGGCCATCAGCGACGGCGACATGGGCCTGACCTTGCGCCTGACGATCCTGGTGGCCACGTTCGTCATCGGCAACGCCCTGGGCATCGTCGTCAGCCGTCTCGGCGGCCGGCGGGCGCTGCCCTTGCTGCTGTGCATCGCTACCCTGCTGTGCGGTGCTGCTGCCTGGCCTTATGAGGAACAGCTGCCGGCATTGCTGGCGGCGATCATCGCCATGGGCATGCTCAATGCCGCCGTGGAAGATGTGAACGGTTTGCCGGTCGGCCTGACCTATGTCACCGGCGCCCTGTCGCGCTTCGGTCGTGGCCTGGGGCGCTGGATGCTCGGCGAACGGCGCAACGGCTGGCGGGTGCAGTTGATTCCCTGGGCCGGGATGTTTGCCGGCGCGGTGCTGGGGGCGTTGCTGGAGCATCATCTCGGGCTCAGGGCGTTGTTTGTCAGCGGGTTGCTGGCGGGCGGGATCGGGTTGCTGTCGTTGAAGATTCCGCGGCGGTGGCAGTTGGGGTATATGCCGCGTTAG
- the tusD gene encoding sulfurtransferase complex subunit TusD has protein sequence MKFAIALFSAAHAPSSRRALLFAQAALAGGHEIVRLFFYQDGVHNASGSVVTPQDELDLPRQWRTFVTEHQLDGVVCIAAALRRGVLNAEEAGRYQREAVAVAAPWELSGLGQLHDAVQDADRLICFGGA, from the coding sequence ATGAAGTTCGCCATCGCGCTGTTTTCCGCCGCCCATGCGCCCTCCTCGCGCCGCGCCTTGCTGTTCGCCCAGGCCGCGCTGGCCGGCGGGCATGAGATTGTCCGGCTGTTTTTCTACCAGGACGGCGTTCATAACGCCTCCGGTAGCGTGGTCACCCCGCAGGATGAGCTGGATTTGCCCAGGCAATGGCGCACCTTCGTCACCGAACATCAACTGGACGGCGTCGTCTGTATCGCCGCCGCCCTGCGCCGTGGCGTGTTGAACGCAGAAGAAGCCGGGCGCTACCAGCGCGAAGCGGTCGCCGTAGCCGCGCCGTGGGAGTTGTCCGGGCTGGGCCAGTTGCACGACGCGGTGCAGGACGCTGACCGCCTGATCTGTTTCGGAGGCGCGTGA
- the tusC gene encoding sulfurtransferase complex subunit TusC has translation MPRSLLIISRQSPWSGPSAREALDVVLAGGAFDLPVGLLFLDDGVFQLAAKQDARALQQKDLSANLQALPMFGVDDLFVCGGSAAERGLDPKVLSLEAAQVLSAGEITALIDRYDQVITL, from the coding sequence ATGCCCAGATCCTTGCTGATTATCAGCCGTCAGTCCCCCTGGTCCGGGCCGAGTGCGCGCGAAGCGCTGGACGTCGTGCTGGCCGGTGGCGCTTTTGATTTGCCTGTGGGCCTGCTGTTCCTCGATGATGGCGTGTTCCAGCTCGCCGCGAAGCAAGACGCCAGGGCCTTGCAACAGAAAGACCTGAGCGCCAACCTGCAGGCGCTGCCGATGTTCGGGGTCGACGACCTGTTCGTCTGTGGCGGCAGCGCTGCCGAGCGCGGCCTGGACCCGAAGGTTTTGTCGCTCGAAGCAGCCCAGGTGCTGAGCGCTGGCGAAATCACCGCGCTTATCGACCGTTACGACCAGGTGATCACCCTCTGA
- the tusB gene encoding sulfurtransferase complex subunit TusB: protein MSTLHVLSHSPFGDDRLTSCLRVIGAEDALLLSGDAAYALQPGTAPFNTLGTRGLKLFVLAEDAQARDLQTPDWAKAIDYPAFVELSIRYDKVNSWL from the coding sequence ATGTCGACTTTACATGTGTTGTCCCATTCCCCTTTCGGCGACGATCGCCTGACCAGCTGCCTGCGCGTGATCGGCGCCGAGGATGCGCTGCTGCTGTCTGGCGACGCGGCCTATGCCTTGCAACCGGGTACCGCCCCGTTCAATACCCTGGGCACCCGCGGCCTGAAACTGTTTGTGCTGGCTGAAGACGCCCAGGCTCGCGACCTGCAAACGCCGGACTGGGCGAAGGCCATCGACTACCCGGCCTTCGTTGAGCTGTCGATCCGCTACGACAAGGTCAACAGTTGGCTATGA
- a CDS encoding TusE/DsrC/DsvC family sulfur relay protein: MNVLNVGARAIELDKDGFLLELGDWSSEVASALAAAEDIELSPEHWEILELLRSFYSEFQLSPATRPLIKYTALKLGPDKGNSLHLNRLFKGTPAKLAAKLAGLPKPTNCL, from the coding sequence ATGAACGTCCTGAACGTCGGCGCCCGCGCCATCGAGCTGGACAAGGACGGTTTCCTGCTCGAACTGGGCGACTGGTCCTCTGAGGTCGCCAGCGCCCTCGCCGCCGCCGAAGACATCGAGTTGAGTCCCGAACACTGGGAGATCCTCGAGTTGCTGCGCAGTTTCTACAGCGAATTCCAACTGTCCCCGGCCACGCGTCCGCTGATCAAGTACACCGCATTGAAACTCGGCCCGGACAAAGGCAACAGCCTGCACCTGAACCGACTGTTCAAAGGCACCCCTGCCAAACTCGCCGCGAAACTGGCGGGCCTGCCCAAACCGACGAATTGCCTATGA
- a CDS encoding glycosyl transferase family protein translates to MTDYPALTLETPAEHPFAQFVRILGKGKRGARDLTRVEAREAMGMVLDDKVEDTQLGAFLMLLRHKEESAEEMAGFTEALRERLQAPALNVDLDWPTYAGKKRHLPWYLLAAKCLAQNGVRIFMHGGGAHTAGRLYSEQLLDDLNIPLCRNWQQVGTALDQGSLAFMPLTDWAPQLQRMIDLRNTLGLRSPIHSLARILNPLGARCGLQSIFHPGYQAVHRDASGLLGDTAIVVKGDGGEIEINPDADSHLYGTTGGESWDEEWPQRSAQRHVKPASLDPEHLKAVWRGDVVDSYPQMALISTMALALRGLGQSREQAFDTAQQYWDARDRSI, encoded by the coding sequence ATGACCGACTACCCTGCGCTGACCCTTGAAACTCCCGCCGAGCACCCTTTCGCCCAGTTCGTGCGCATCCTCGGCAAAGGCAAACGCGGCGCCCGCGACCTGACTCGGGTCGAAGCGCGTGAAGCCATGGGCATGGTGCTCGACGACAAGGTCGAGGACACCCAGCTCGGCGCTTTCCTGATGCTGCTGCGGCACAAGGAAGAAAGCGCCGAAGAGATGGCGGGGTTCACCGAAGCCTTGCGTGAGCGCTTGCAGGCACCGGCATTGAATGTCGATCTGGACTGGCCGACCTATGCCGGCAAGAAACGCCATCTGCCGTGGTACCTGCTGGCGGCCAAGTGCCTGGCGCAGAACGGCGTGCGGATCTTCATGCACGGTGGCGGCGCGCACACGGCGGGACGGCTGTACAGCGAGCAACTGCTGGATGACTTGAATATTCCTTTGTGCCGCAACTGGCAGCAGGTCGGCACGGCACTGGATCAGGGCAGCCTGGCGTTCATGCCGCTGACGGACTGGGCGCCGCAATTGCAGCGGATGATCGATCTGCGCAACACCCTGGGCCTGCGTTCGCCGATCCATTCCCTGGCTCGGATCCTCAATCCATTGGGCGCTCGCTGTGGCCTGCAGAGCATTTTTCACCCCGGTTACCAGGCCGTGCATCGCGACGCCAGCGGCTTGCTCGGCGACACCGCGATCGTGGTAAAAGGCGACGGCGGCGAGATCGAGATCAACCCGGACGCCGACAGCCATTTGTACGGCACCACCGGTGGCGAGAGCTGGGACGAAGAATGGCCGCAACGTTCAGCCCAGCGCCACGTCAAACCGGCCAGCCTCGATCCCGAGCATCTGAAAGCCGTCTGGCGCGGCGACGTGGTCGACAGCTATCCGCAGATGGCGCTCATTTCGACCATGGCCCTCGCTCTGCGCGGCCTCGGCCAGAGCCGTGAACAAGCCTTCGACACCGCCCAGCAGTATTGGGACGCGCGGGACAGATCGATTTAA
- a CDS encoding glutathione S-transferase family protein — translation MGLLVEGRWHDQWYESSKDGAFQREQAQRRNWVTADGKPGPSGVAGFAAEAGRYHLYVSLACPWAHRTLILRKLKGLESLIDVSVVSWLMLENGWTFDQNLGSTGDKLDHFQFMHQRYTADTADYTGRVTVPVLWDKQQNRIVNNESAEIIRMFNSAFDDLTGNDLDLYPAPLRGEIDALNERIYPAVNNGVYRAGFATSQKAYEEAFDELFAELDRLEQLLGANRYLTGEYLTEADIRLFTTMIRFDAVYYGHFKCNLRRIADYPNLSNWLREIYQWPGIAETVSFEHIKHHYYGSHKTINPTGIVPKGPVQDFTAPHDRGRLSGKGVWRKAAV, via the coding sequence ATGGGTTTGTTAGTCGAAGGCCGCTGGCACGACCAGTGGTACGAAAGCAGCAAGGACGGCGCGTTCCAGCGTGAACAGGCGCAGCGCCGCAACTGGGTGACCGCCGACGGCAAGCCAGGTCCGAGCGGTGTCGCAGGCTTTGCAGCCGAAGCCGGTCGGTATCATCTTTATGTGTCCCTCGCCTGTCCGTGGGCCCATCGCACGCTGATCCTGCGCAAACTCAAAGGCCTGGAAAGCCTGATCGATGTGTCCGTGGTCAGCTGGCTCATGCTGGAAAACGGCTGGACCTTCGATCAAAACCTGGGCTCGACGGGCGACAAGCTCGATCACTTCCAGTTCATGCACCAGCGTTATACCGCCGATACCGCCGACTACACCGGCCGCGTCACCGTGCCGGTGCTCTGGGACAAACAACAGAACCGCATCGTCAACAATGAATCGGCGGAGATCATCCGCATGTTCAACAGCGCTTTCGATGACTTGACCGGCAATGATCTGGACCTTTATCCGGCGCCGTTGCGCGGCGAGATCGATGCATTGAACGAGCGGATTTATCCGGCCGTGAACAATGGCGTGTATCGCGCCGGATTCGCCACCTCGCAGAAGGCTTATGAAGAAGCGTTCGATGAGTTGTTTGCCGAGCTGGATCGGCTGGAGCAGTTACTGGGCGCCAATCGTTATCTGACGGGCGAGTACCTGACTGAAGCCGACATTCGACTGTTTACCACGATGATTCGCTTCGACGCGGTGTATTACGGGCACTTCAAGTGCAATCTGCGGCGGATAGCGGACTATCCGAATCTATCGAACTGGCTGCGGGAGATTTATCAGTGGCCGGGGATTGCTGAAACGGTGAGTTTTGAGCATATCAAGCACCACTACTACGGCAGTCACAAGACCATCAATCCGACGGGGATTGTGCCTAAGGGGCCGGTGCAGGATTTCACGGCGCCGCATGATCGGGGGCGGTTGAGCGGGAAAGGGGTTTGGCGCAAAGCTGCGGTCTGA